The Mesobacillus jeotgali genome window below encodes:
- a CDS encoding cold-shock protein codes for MENGKVKWFNAEKGFGFIEREGGEDVFVHFSAIQGEGFKTLEEGQEVSFDVEQGARGPQAANVTKL; via the coding sequence ATGGAAAACGGTAAAGTAAAATGGTTTAACGCAGAAAAAGGTTTCGGATTCATCGAGCGCGAAGGTGGAGAAGACGTATTCGTACACTTCTCAGCTATCCAAGGCGAAGGCTTCAAGACTCTTGAAGAAGGCCAAGAAGTTTCTTTCGACGTTGAGCAAGGTGCTCGTGGACCACAAGCAGCTAACGTTACAAAACTATAA
- the mtnK gene encoding S-methyl-5-thioribose kinase, with translation MADFNTYFLMKADEVISYVKEKTDFFDRNADLSCTEIGDGNLNYVFRVIDGKSGKSQIVKQAGDTARISDEFKLSTNRIRIESNVLKLEGELAPGLVPDVYLFDEVMNCCVMEDLSDHTILRTALNEGRIFPKLADDLTTFMVNTLLLTSDVVMEHKAKKALVQDYINPELCEISEDLVYSEPFTDHNNRNDLFPANKEWIEENIYGDDKLRFEAAKLKFAFMTNAQALVHGDLHSGSVFVKEDSTKVIDPEFAFYGPMGYDVGNVVANLIFAWSRAYVTNADEKYVSWLEDTIKDTVDLFAKKFLASWQENVTDIMAKEQGFDRWYLDSVLQDTASVTGMEMIRRIAGLAKVKDMTTIADEAQRVAAERICLSSAKQFILESASYKTGEQFLTVVKDAASRHNMR, from the coding sequence GTGGCTGATTTTAATACTTATTTTTTGATGAAGGCGGATGAGGTCATTTCATATGTGAAGGAAAAGACCGATTTTTTTGATAGAAATGCTGATTTGAGCTGTACGGAAATTGGGGATGGCAATTTGAATTATGTTTTCCGGGTTATTGATGGGAAATCTGGCAAATCGCAGATTGTGAAACAGGCGGGTGATACAGCGAGGATTTCTGATGAGTTCAAGCTTTCTACTAACCGGATCAGGATTGAGTCCAATGTGCTTAAGCTTGAGGGCGAGCTGGCACCCGGTTTGGTCCCTGATGTATACCTGTTTGATGAGGTAATGAACTGCTGTGTGATGGAGGATCTCTCAGATCATACAATTCTACGAACTGCGCTTAATGAAGGCCGGATTTTTCCAAAGCTTGCGGATGACCTGACGACTTTCATGGTCAATACGCTTTTGCTGACTTCTGATGTGGTCATGGAGCATAAAGCGAAGAAGGCTTTGGTCCAGGATTATATCAACCCTGAATTGTGTGAAATTTCCGAGGACCTTGTATACTCTGAACCTTTTACAGACCATAACAACCGGAATGATCTGTTCCCGGCCAATAAGGAATGGATAGAGGAGAATATATACGGCGATGATAAATTGCGCTTTGAAGCTGCGAAGCTGAAATTCGCATTCATGACTAATGCCCAGGCGCTTGTCCATGGTGATTTGCATTCAGGATCTGTTTTTGTAAAAGAAGATTCTACAAAAGTAATCGACCCTGAATTCGCGTTTTACGGTCCGATGGGCTATGACGTTGGAAACGTAGTGGCAAACCTGATTTTTGCGTGGTCGAGGGCTTATGTAACAAATGCTGATGAAAAATATGTTTCCTGGCTTGAGGATACAATCAAAGATACGGTTGACCTTTTTGCGAAAAAATTCCTGGCAAGCTGGCAGGAAAATGTCACTGATATCATGGCGAAGGAGCAGGGCTTCGACCGCTGGTACCTGGATTCTGTCCTTCAGGATACAGCTTCGGTGACCGGCATGGAGATGATCCGCCGTATTGCTGGCCTGGCGAAGGTTAAGGATATGACGACAATCGCAGATGAGGCGCAGCGCGTCGCAGCGGAAAGAATCTGCCTGTCATCAGCAAAGCAATTCATTCTGGAATCAGCCAGCTACAAAACTGGCGAACAATTTTTAACTGTAGTAAAGGATGCAGCTTCACGCCATAATATGCGATAA
- a CDS encoding mechanosensitive ion channel produces the protein MNNNFYNGWDSILGKLPNVLIALAVLLVGWLVAKLIEKAVYKGLQKTSLDNKLFSNMNNKKYSAEKIISKIVYILILVFVFIMFLNILDLYVLTEPLIGMFSTIAAAIPNILKAGLILLFAWLIASGLKFLIQKGGKTLGVHEKLSKYKLTVDNQQTTNAVDTVANIVFYLVLLMALPAVLSALNLRGVSEPFESMIAGILSFIPKLFGAALILLIGYFVAKIVRDILTNFLQSIGTEKLVQRFGLSRLFEGTSLSRVIGTIAFVLILIPTVIAALERLDVEGISEPAIAMLNDILTMIPNIVVAIILVMIGLWLGKWLKKFTADLLKRIGFDSYFKGVGLGSNANRPNSLSLSEIVGYIVQVIVVLLFVAEALNVVKLDFFVDLARGVIAYLPHVIAAIVILGVGLWLGGLAKKVLSSILQGDSSNVLATVAKYAIITIAVFMALDQLGVAPAIVNAAFILTLGGLALAFGLAFGLGGKNFASKYLTKFDEKIEKTSIDQAAVQQQKMKKNNPVNQNPATPPNLNNLNQNPGTPPNLNNPNQNHNPGTPPNLNNPNQNRNNNPMDPHNGDNPLNP, from the coding sequence TTGAACAATAATTTTTACAATGGCTGGGACAGCATTCTTGGCAAACTGCCAAATGTGCTGATTGCACTTGCGGTCCTGCTTGTGGGATGGCTTGTCGCAAAATTGATTGAAAAAGCTGTGTACAAGGGGCTTCAGAAAACCAGCCTCGATAACAAGCTTTTTTCTAACATGAACAATAAGAAGTATTCAGCGGAGAAAATCATCAGTAAGATAGTCTATATTTTAATTCTAGTATTTGTCTTCATCATGTTCCTGAATATCTTAGATTTATATGTTTTGACTGAGCCGCTGATCGGAATGTTCTCAACGATTGCCGCAGCGATCCCTAACATCCTGAAAGCCGGATTGATCCTGTTATTTGCCTGGCTGATTGCATCAGGCCTGAAGTTCCTGATCCAAAAAGGCGGCAAGACGCTCGGTGTCCATGAAAAACTAAGCAAGTACAAGCTTACGGTCGACAACCAGCAGACAACAAATGCGGTAGACACGGTTGCGAATATCGTCTTCTATCTCGTATTGCTGATGGCATTGCCGGCCGTACTGTCAGCCCTTAATCTGCGCGGCGTTTCAGAGCCATTTGAAAGCATGATTGCAGGAATCCTTTCCTTCATTCCTAAACTATTCGGTGCTGCACTGATTCTTTTAATAGGCTACTTTGTCGCTAAAATCGTCCGCGATATCCTGACGAACTTTTTGCAAAGCATTGGCACGGAAAAACTAGTACAGCGTTTCGGCTTATCCCGACTATTTGAAGGCACAAGCCTTTCACGAGTGATTGGCACGATTGCTTTCGTATTGATTTTGATTCCAACAGTCATCGCTGCACTTGAACGCCTTGATGTCGAAGGAATTTCCGAGCCCGCTATCGCGATGCTGAATGATATCCTGACGATGATTCCGAATATCGTCGTTGCCATCATTCTTGTCATGATTGGCCTGTGGCTGGGAAAATGGCTGAAGAAATTCACAGCTGATTTGTTAAAAAGAATTGGTTTCGATTCTTATTTTAAAGGAGTGGGACTAGGCAGCAATGCTAACCGTCCAAACTCATTAAGCTTATCAGAAATCGTCGGCTATATCGTCCAGGTCATCGTTGTCCTCTTGTTTGTAGCCGAAGCACTGAATGTCGTAAAACTTGATTTCTTCGTCGACCTTGCACGTGGTGTAATCGCATATCTTCCACATGTCATTGCCGCGATTGTCATCCTTGGTGTCGGCCTATGGCTCGGCGGTCTTGCGAAGAAAGTACTCAGCAGCATCCTGCAGGGTGATTCATCAAATGTGCTGGCAACTGTCGCAAAATATGCGATCATTACCATCGCTGTCTTCATGGCACTTGACCAGCTTGGTGTCGCACCTGCCATCGTGAACGCAGCCTTCATCCTTACCCTTGGTGGATTGGCGCTCGCATTCGGACTTGCATTTGGACTTGGAGGCAAAAATTTCGCTTCAAAATACCTGACCAAGTTCGACGAGAAAATCGAAAAAACCAGCATTGACCAAGCAGCGGTCCAGCAGCAGAAAATGAAAAAGAACAACCCGGTCAACCAGAACCCTGCTACACCGCCAAACTTGAACAATCTGAACCAAAATCCTGGCACACCGCCAAACTTAAACAATCCGAACCAGAATCATAACCCTGGCACGCCGCCAAACTTGAACAACCCGAACCAGAACAGAAACAATAACCCTATGGATCCTCACAACGGCGACAATCCGTTGAATCCATAA
- a CDS encoding ATP-binding protein, translating into MIEFVKDLILHFSIILSLGFMYNFLWMQKRSVYKKQVFKMAILATLLMTMALPVRFHGGMEFDLKLVPVFIAFFYLSRTDSFLLVAVLLLLQGFVEIDKMAVTSINYIVILILFFSIEKVYKETTVNRKIALGLFVYGLITVTRLAAMINSGDAGDYLYLLVFSLVSFIALSVTIYIIEMTNLQLKMMHELHKAEKFSAISQLAASVAHEIRNPMTTIRGFMQVLQGERNLNDNQNLFISISLQELDRTQTIIDNFLSLAKPNTGSMAKINLSELLKQTIDFMRSYSHLANTELVEAIDKELCIKGDAHEIRQVFINILKNGIEAMPTGGSIYIIAKIERDHVRIQFRDEGVGMNKEQLNRLGHPYYSTKEKGTGLGMMISFDIVQRMRGRINVESEEGKGTTFTILLPCE; encoded by the coding sequence ATGATAGAGTTTGTAAAAGATCTGATTCTGCACTTTTCAATTATATTATCACTCGGTTTCATGTATAACTTTCTATGGATGCAAAAGCGTTCGGTGTATAAAAAGCAAGTTTTTAAAATGGCGATTTTAGCCACCTTGTTGATGACCATGGCGTTGCCTGTAAGGTTTCATGGCGGCATGGAATTCGACTTGAAGCTGGTCCCTGTCTTCATTGCCTTCTTTTATTTAAGCAGGACTGACAGCTTTTTGCTTGTAGCGGTCCTTTTGTTATTGCAGGGTTTTGTTGAAATTGACAAAATGGCCGTCACGTCCATCAATTATATCGTCATATTAATCTTGTTTTTTTCGATTGAAAAGGTATATAAGGAGACAACTGTTAACAGAAAAATTGCTCTCGGCCTTTTTGTCTATGGGCTGATTACAGTAACCCGGCTTGCGGCTATGATCAACTCCGGCGATGCGGGGGACTATCTGTACTTGCTTGTGTTTTCACTGGTCTCTTTTATTGCGCTATCGGTCACTATTTATATTATTGAAATGACTAACCTGCAATTGAAAATGATGCATGAGCTTCACAAGGCTGAGAAATTTTCAGCAATCAGCCAGCTCGCGGCATCGGTTGCCCATGAGATCCGCAACCCCATGACCACGATCAGAGGATTCATGCAAGTCCTTCAGGGAGAAAGGAATCTGAATGACAATCAGAACCTCTTCATCTCGATTTCCCTTCAGGAACTGGATCGTACCCAAACAATCATTGACAACTTCTTATCTTTGGCAAAGCCGAATACAGGCAGCATGGCAAAAATAAATTTAAGCGAACTCTTAAAACAAACGATTGATTTCATGAGATCCTATTCGCATCTCGCCAATACAGAATTGGTGGAGGCGATTGACAAGGAACTTTGCATCAAAGGCGATGCCCATGAAATCAGGCAGGTTTTTATCAATATCCTGAAAAATGGAATTGAAGCAATGCCCACAGGCGGAAGCATCTACATCATCGCTAAAATCGAGAGGGATCATGTAAGGATCCAGTTCCGGGATGAGGGCGTGGGTATGAATAAAGAGCAGCTCAACAGGCTCGGACATCCTTACTACTCTACAAAGGAAAAAGGCACAGGCCTTGGCATGATGATTTCCTTTGATATCGTCCAGAGGATGAGAGGAAGAATCAATGTTGAAAGCGAAGAAGGGAAAGGCACCACCTTTACCATCCTGCTGCCATGCGAGTAA
- a CDS encoding sulfite exporter TauE/SafE family protein, which produces MEYILYLLLGGLISVLSGFFGVGGGFILTPILLLLGFSPLEAITTSLFFTVGTSISGITAHIRMKNILWKEGLTMGLSGIAATQLARPLVYALEARGWDDIVIPFLYIVLLAYFAIKMIRQGRKKDEEIAAPADFSLPKLLAVGFLGGFVSATLGVGGGFIIVPLIITSLGFNPKKAVGTSLFAVLLIVSVGFISYAVDTDINYFIGLMLIAGALVGSQFGARMTSYFENKEMNAMLGILYLVTLAGAVLKLFDLNKTGLVIMGMFILYFFTMSIRKIKTEKAKKKG; this is translated from the coding sequence ATGGAATACATACTGTATTTGCTCCTGGGCGGATTGATCAGTGTCCTTTCAGGATTTTTCGGAGTAGGCGGAGGCTTTATCCTGACGCCGATTTTACTGTTGTTAGGCTTTTCGCCGCTTGAGGCAATCACAACCAGCTTATTTTTCACGGTGGGTACTTCGATTTCTGGGATTACCGCGCATATTCGCATGAAAAATATCCTCTGGAAAGAGGGGCTGACCATGGGGCTGAGCGGAATTGCCGCGACACAGCTGGCACGGCCGCTGGTTTATGCCCTGGAGGCGCGGGGCTGGGATGATATTGTCATTCCGTTCCTCTATATTGTGCTGCTTGCTTATTTTGCGATAAAGATGATTCGCCAGGGAAGGAAGAAGGATGAGGAAATCGCTGCACCAGCCGATTTTTCGCTGCCAAAGCTGTTGGCTGTTGGCTTCCTCGGAGGCTTCGTCTCGGCAACGCTCGGAGTGGGAGGAGGCTTCATCATCGTTCCGCTGATCATTACATCGCTCGGCTTCAATCCGAAAAAGGCAGTCGGAACGAGTCTGTTTGCGGTGCTGCTCATTGTCTCAGTAGGGTTCATATCCTATGCGGTCGATACGGATATCAATTACTTCATTGGTCTAATGCTGATTGCCGGTGCACTAGTCGGCTCCCAGTTCGGCGCAAGAATGACTTCCTATTTTGAAAACAAGGAAATGAACGCGATGCTTGGGATCCTTTATCTTGTCACGCTGGCAGGAGCGGTCCTGAAGCTTTTTGACCTGAATAAAACAGGCCTGGTGATCATGGGGATGTTCATACTGTACTTTTTTACAATGTCCATTCGTAAAATAAAGACAGAAAAGGCAAAGAAAAAAGGCTGA
- a CDS encoding FtsW/RodA/SpoVE family cell cycle protein yields MEKSIKKFDRFDWTLTLLLMLFFLTSCVAIYSAQKTGQYVGQNFLYKQIFWYVVGSGIIAVVMMFDSEQYRKLSWYLYGFGVFLLVFLFFAPASIAEERNGAKSWFFIEPFGSIQPSEFMKVFLILALSSTIYAHHKKHSVKTLQTDFLLFIKLGFITALPLGMIMLQPDLGTSLVVLAIFTGIILVSGITWKIILPLYGGGAAFGAGILYLVIWKPELLKKYLGVKTYQFGRIYAWLDPDSYPEYGYHLLKSLSAIGSGMLTGKGINGSEVYIPESHTDFIFSVIGEEFGFVGGSFVISLYFLLIYHLTKTALDTNDPFNTYISAGVISMVTFHVFQNVGMTIQLLPITGIPLPFISYGGSSLMGNMLAMGLIYGIRFHHKTYMFASRDRSFDI; encoded by the coding sequence ATGGAGAAATCGATTAAAAAATTCGATAGATTTGATTGGACGTTGACGCTCCTCTTAATGCTGTTTTTTCTGACCAGCTGCGTCGCCATATACAGCGCACAAAAGACAGGGCAGTATGTCGGTCAGAATTTTTTATACAAGCAAATATTCTGGTATGTCGTCGGATCTGGGATCATCGCTGTTGTGATGATGTTCGACAGTGAACAATACCGCAAACTTTCATGGTATTTGTACGGGTTCGGGGTGTTCCTGCTTGTCTTCCTGTTTTTCGCTCCAGCCAGTATCGCCGAAGAACGAAACGGGGCCAAAAGCTGGTTCTTCATCGAGCCATTCGGTTCGATCCAGCCCTCAGAATTCATGAAGGTCTTCTTGATTCTTGCCCTTAGCAGCACGATCTATGCCCATCATAAAAAACATTCGGTAAAGACGCTTCAAACAGATTTCCTGCTTTTCATCAAGCTTGGTTTCATAACCGCCTTGCCACTTGGAATGATCATGCTCCAGCCTGACCTGGGCACCTCTCTCGTCGTGCTTGCCATTTTCACCGGGATCATCCTTGTTTCAGGCATCACATGGAAAATCATCCTTCCGCTCTATGGCGGCGGGGCTGCATTTGGAGCCGGCATTCTGTATCTCGTCATCTGGAAGCCTGAGCTCCTGAAAAAATATTTAGGGGTAAAAACGTACCAGTTTGGGCGCATTTATGCCTGGCTTGATCCTGATAGCTACCCGGAATACGGTTATCATCTATTAAAATCCCTCAGTGCAATTGGATCAGGCATGTTGACTGGAAAAGGGATCAATGGCAGTGAGGTCTATATTCCCGAAAGCCATACAGACTTTATTTTCAGTGTGATTGGCGAGGAATTCGGCTTTGTGGGCGGCAGTTTTGTCATCAGCCTGTACTTCCTGCTAATCTACCATCTGACCAAGACTGCCCTGGATACAAATGACCCATTCAATACCTACATCAGCGCGGGAGTCATCAGCATGGTCACCTTCCATGTTTTCCAGAATGTCGGGATGACGATCCAGCTGCTGCCGATTACCGGCATCCCGCTGCCATTCATCAGTTATGGCGGAAGCTCGCTTATGGGCAATATGCTCGCGATGGGGCTGATATATGGCATCCGATTCCATCATAAAACCTATATGTTTGCCTCGAGAGACAGGAGTTTTGATATATGA
- a CDS encoding YqaA family protein, producing MSEWIHAIEEWLLEFGSWGLFFVSFLESSFFPIPPDVLMIPMGIANPDKALWYAFITTAGSVLGALLGWYIGKKVGRPILRYFIKEEKIVLVERYFEKYGAMAILIAGFTPIPYKVFTIFSGISNVRIPTLIIWSIIGRGARFFLEAAIIVALGDKAMPFIEENFAMLTIVLGVVMIAGYLVYMYLKRSKKA from the coding sequence ATGTCTGAATGGATCCACGCGATTGAAGAATGGCTGCTTGAATTTGGTTCATGGGGATTATTCTTCGTGTCTTTCCTGGAATCTTCCTTTTTCCCGATTCCTCCCGATGTTTTGATGATTCCAATGGGTATTGCCAATCCTGACAAGGCCCTCTGGTACGCCTTCATCACAACGGCAGGTTCCGTACTCGGCGCCCTGCTTGGCTGGTATATCGGTAAAAAAGTCGGCCGTCCAATCCTGCGATATTTTATAAAAGAAGAGAAAATTGTCCTGGTCGAACGCTATTTTGAAAAATACGGTGCAATGGCCATCCTCATTGCTGGCTTTACACCTATCCCATACAAAGTCTTCACGATTTTTTCAGGAATCTCCAACGTTAGGATTCCGACACTCATTATCTGGTCAATCATCGGCCGCGGTGCACGTTTCTTTCTTGAAGCAGCCATCATCGTCGCACTAGGCGACAAGGCCATGCCATTCATCGAGGAAAACTTCGCGATGCTGACAATCGTCCTTGGTGTCGTCATGATTGCCGGATATTTGGTTTACATGTATTTGAAGAGATCCAAGAAAGCTTAG
- a CDS encoding L-fuculose-phosphate aldolase, translated as MLLLEERMKVVEYGKKIISNGLTKGTGGNISIFNREKKLVAISPSGIDYFETKPEDVVIINLDGEIVDGSKKPSSELDMHLIFYQRREDLNALVHTHSPYAKTIATLGWDIPPITYLVAFAGPNVRCAPYATFGTKELAEKAFEGMVDRRAVLLANHGMIAGAHNIETAFTVAEEIEFSAQVYYQAKAIGEPIELSDEEMSRLSKKFETYGQR; from the coding sequence ATGTTGCTTCTGGAAGAACGGATGAAAGTCGTAGAATACGGCAAGAAAATCATTTCAAACGGCCTGACGAAAGGGACGGGTGGAAACATCAGCATTTTCAATCGGGAAAAGAAGCTGGTTGCCATCAGTCCGAGCGGGATTGACTATTTTGAAACGAAGCCTGAAGATGTGGTGATCATAAATTTGGATGGAGAAATCGTCGATGGCAGCAAAAAGCCTTCGAGCGAGCTGGACATGCATTTGATTTTTTATCAGCGCCGGGAAGATTTGAATGCGCTTGTCCACACCCACTCGCCATATGCAAAAACGATTGCGACCCTTGGATGGGACATTCCGCCGATCACTTATTTGGTGGCGTTTGCCGGACCGAATGTAAGGTGCGCTCCATATGCAACATTTGGAACGAAGGAGCTGGCGGAAAAGGCTTTTGAAGGCATGGTGGATAGAAGAGCCGTGTTGTTGGCCAACCACGGCATGATCGCCGGCGCCCATAATATCGAAACAGCTTTTACGGTCGCTGAGGAAATCGAGTTCAGCGCCCAGGTATATTACCAGGCAAAAGCGATTGGTGAGCCTATAGAGCTTTCTGATGAAGAAATGTCCCGCCTGTCAAAGAAATTCGAGACATACGGCCAGAGATGA
- a CDS encoding GNAT family N-acetyltransferase, whose translation MMLVSHYRENEVLRKSFIQLAADIFGLDFTSWHERGYWGERYIPYSYADGDQIIANVSVNELDLVIEGKSHKALQIGTVMTHPRYRNKGLSACLMNHVLDEYEGKYDLMYLFANDSALNFYPKFGFEQVEEHQYSTKTLTGTDPLPLRKLRIPEDLEMIEKFIYTRVPVSNAFATANSAGITMYHILNVYNDHLYYLAEADAILIFIREYRTVQLYDVICTAPVNMNDIISSFGDTDTIQFHFTPDQGDIPYQQEPFKRNGAFFVRKSPGLEIPPFIKHPVTSEA comes from the coding sequence ATGATGCTAGTAAGCCATTACCGTGAGAATGAAGTTTTGAGAAAAAGTTTTATCCAGCTTGCCGCCGACATTTTCGGCCTTGATTTCACGAGCTGGCATGAGCGCGGATATTGGGGAGAAAGGTACATCCCGTATTCCTATGCAGACGGCGACCAAATTATCGCCAATGTATCGGTCAACGAGCTTGATTTGGTTATCGAGGGAAAAAGCCATAAAGCCCTGCAAATCGGCACCGTCATGACCCATCCGCGGTATCGGAACAAAGGCCTGTCAGCCTGCTTGATGAACCATGTTCTGGATGAATACGAAGGAAAGTATGACTTAATGTACTTGTTCGCCAACGACAGCGCGCTGAATTTTTATCCGAAATTTGGATTTGAACAAGTTGAGGAACATCAATACTCGACGAAAACTTTGACGGGGACTGATCCGCTGCCATTAAGGAAATTAAGAATTCCTGAGGACCTTGAGATGATTGAAAAATTTATCTATACCAGAGTCCCAGTTTCCAATGCCTTTGCGACTGCCAATTCTGCCGGGATCACAATGTACCATATCCTTAATGTATATAACGACCACCTATACTACCTTGCAGAAGCAGACGCTATTTTAATTTTCATAAGAGAATACAGGACCGTCCAACTGTATGACGTGATCTGCACCGCCCCTGTAAACATGAACGACATTATTTCTTCCTTTGGAGATACAGATACCATTCAATTCCACTTTACACCGGATCAAGGTGATATCCCATATCAACAGGAGCCATTTAAAAGAAATGGTGCATTTTTTGTCAGAAAGAGTCCCGGACTCGAGATTCCTCCTTTCATCAAGCACCCAGTCACCTCTGAGGCATAA